The following proteins are co-located in the Schistocerca nitens isolate TAMUIC-IGC-003100 chromosome 2, iqSchNite1.1, whole genome shotgun sequence genome:
- the LOC126234971 gene encoding speckle-type POZ protein-like, with translation MAESLPVGSRGSLSGDLGALLESREAADVTLEVSGSRLSAHKAILAARSPVFRAELRDVTTDSGSLTIRISDMKEDVLRQVLCFMYTDQVPRLRAYVAHLLVAADRYNIPLLKELCEDTLAKNITTANASIIAVIAVKCSCAKLKEVIINFIRAHNEVLATSGWEDAILRHPRAVAEICRLLVAKPSKKG, from the coding sequence ATGGCTGAGTCACTTCCAGTGGGAAGCAGAGGCAGCCTATCTGGAGACTTGGGAGCGCTGCTGGAGTCCAGGGAGGCTGCTGACGTCACGCTGGAGGTATCTGGGTCCAGGCTGTCGGCTCACAAGGCCATCCTTGCAGCCCGTAGTCCCGTGTTCAGAGCCGAGCTGCGGGATGTTACAACGGATAGCGGCAGCCTCACCATACGGATCTCTGACATGAAGGAGGATGTCTTGAGGCAGGTGCTCTGCTTTATGTACACAGACCAGGTGCCACGCCTCCGTGCTTACGTGGCTCATCTCCTAGTGGCAGCAGACAGGTATAACATTCCACTCCTAAAAGAACTGTGTGAAGACACGTTGGCCAAAAACATCACGACAGCCAACGCTTCAATAATAGCGGTCATTGCGGTGAAGTGCTCTTGCGCCAAACTGAAGGAGGTCATCATCAACTTCATAAGGGCTCACAATGAAGTGTTGGCCACGAGTGGCTGGGAGGATGCGATCCTGAGGCACCCCAGAGCAGTAGCAGAGATCTGTCGCCTCCTGGTAGCCAAACCGTCAAAAAAGGGGTAG